A window of the Sciurus carolinensis chromosome 19 unlocalized genomic scaffold, mSciCar1.2 SUPER_34, whole genome shotgun sequence genome harbors these coding sequences:
- the LOC124973370 gene encoding olfactory receptor 2T2 — translation MEPTLHNSTDFLLLGLITRPALPGLIFTVVFSIFTVAVTTNVVMVLLIHVDSRLHTPMYFLLSQLSIMDTVYICVTVPKMLQDLLSKEKTISFLGCALQIFLYLTLIGGEFFLLGLMAYDRYVAVCNPLRYPLLMNRRICLIMVLGSWVGGSLDGFMLTPVTMSFPYCGSREINHFFCEIPAVLKLSCIDTSLYETLMYACCVLMLLIPISIISVSYARILITVYRMNSAEGRRKAFATCSSHIMVVSMFYGAAFYTNVLPHSYHTPEKDKAVSVFYTILTPMLNPLIYSLRNKEVASALRKVLGRCASSQRIRAGYLSRKY, via the coding sequence ATGGAGCCCACTCTCCACAACTCCACTGacttcctcctcctgggcctcaTCACCCGCCCGGCACTGCCCGGACTCATCTTCACAGTGGTGTTCTCCATCTTCACGGTGGCCGTCACCACCAACGTGGTCATGGTTCTGCTCATCCACGTGGACTCCCGcctccacacacccatgtacttcttgcTGAGCCAGCTCTCCATCATGGACACTGTCTACATCTGTGTCACTGTCCCCAAGATGCTCCAAGACCTGCTGTCCAAGGAAAAGACCATTTCCTTTCTGGGATGTGCACTTCAGATCTTCCTCTACCTGACCCTGATCGGAGGCGAGTTCTTCCTGCTGGGCCtcatggcctatgaccggtaCGTGGCTGTGTGCAATCCTCTGCGGTACCCGCTCCTCATGAACCGTAGGATTTGCTTAATCATGGTTCTGGGCTCCTGGGTTGGTGGCTCCTTGGATGGATTCATGCTGACGCCTGTGACCATGAGTTTCCCCTACTGCGGGTCCCGAGAGATCAACCACTTTTTCTGTGAGATCCCAGCGGTGCTGAAGCTGTCCTGCATAGACACATCTCTCTACGAGACCCTGATGTACGCTTGCTGCGTGCTGATGCTGCTCATCCCCATTTCCATCATCTCTGTGTCCTACGCACGCATCCTCATCACTGTCTACCGCATGAACTCTGCGGAGGGCAGGCGCAAAGCCTTCGCTACCTGCTCCTCCCACATCATGGTGGTGAGCATGTTCTACGGAGCTGCCTTCTACACGAACGTGCTGCCCCATTCCTACCATACACCAGAGAAAGACAAGGCTGTGTCCGTCTTCTACACCATCCTCACCCCCATGCTCAACCccctcatctacagcctgaggaacaaggaggtgGCCTCAGCTCTGAGGAAAGTGCTGGGGAGATGTGCTTCCTCCCAGAGAATAAGAGCAGGGTACCTGTCTAGGAAATACTAG